The stretch of DNA cacaaaagtgagtgcggctaCAGACTGCCAAAtgtggaccgcacaaaattgagtgcggccacacaatcAAAAGTGCAGActgcacaatattgagtgcggccgcacagccCCAGGTTCAGACTACTAGGTCTCTGATCATTTAACAGTGCGGACAACACAATTTTgactgcagaccgcacaatttcactacgaccgcatatttttgagtgcagtccgcacaattcaATCATACAAATGTCATAACTTAAAGACCGCAAACCACACaaaagtgtgtgcggccgcacaatttggattaacACGGCACTACTTTACGATTCATACAAGTTTTGCAGGAATTAGACATGGCCCTAACAATTAAGCATGATTAGCTATTTACCTAGGCCCCAATTAACAATTATGAAGCTGCCCACATGATTTTGAGCAAAGATGACTAACTATTGACATTGTTAGGCATGAAATTAACCCTAGACAAAAAGAACAAAACTAAGAGAAGATGAAAAATATAAAGATGaaatgaacataccagtgatggaGGATGCAGGTGAGAATCTAAGAGATGAAATGCTTGAAGTTTGAGAATTAGTGGCAGATGCATTGTGTTTTCTTAGGGCTTGAAGGTTCAGAGAATGTAAAGCGTCAAAAGTTGAGAAAACCCTATTTATACTTTGACCCGTCGGGCCCAGAActacctgagtgcggccgcataattttgagtgtgCTACACACTCATTACCTGTTCCTTCGAAGAcattctgcagaccgcacaaaagtgagtgcggccgcagaatttgtGCGGAACGCATAATTTTGCGTGCGGCTGCACTTTGTTAAGGATTTTTGACAAGCCAAACTTCATAGAGCATGCAATTTTGATCTTCTAGTTGTGCGACCACACACAGAATTGTGTGGCCACAGAgtgattgtgcggtccgcatgattttggtgttgtccgcacttttgtgacacttagccaattgtttcttgcacagtccctgcaatgcacacccattccttcatacacttcaaaactagttagcacaaaacaaagctatctaacaaagaagcaaaacaagaaaaagaaaaagatatatgggttgcctcccaagaagcgcctgatttaatatcGCGGCACGACGTAAattaccaatcatttgaaatgaaggaccgccacaatgtggccatcattaaccttgccaagataatgttaACCCgctgcccattgactctaaacacctcgtcattcttatttttcaaatctagagcaccaacAGGGGTTATATTCACCACTTCaaaggggccactccattttggcTTCAACTTACCCGAAAACATCCGTAACCGGGAATTGAACAATAGCTcaagatcaccctctttaaattccttgttgtggatgtacttgtcatggaggtacttcatcttctccttgtaaagGGACGAGCTTGTGTAGGCATGATACCGAAATTCATCAAGAGCATTCAATTGTGTCACCCTTAGATTTGCCACGatatcccattcaaggttcaacttcttcaaagcccacatggccttatgtTCAAGTTCTACCGTACGATGGCATgccttcccgaacactaaccggtatggagacatcctgatcggtgttttgtaggccgttctataagcccaaagagcatcatcaagttttatTGACCAATCTATCCGGTTGGCATTGACTATCTtcgacaaaatactctttatctcccggttggagacttcaacttgtccgCTTGTTTGAGGATGGTAGGGGGTTGATACTTTGTGAGTGAAACCATACTTTGTGAGAAAGGCATAAAAAGCCTTGTTTCAAAAATGTGAACcctcatcactaataatggctcttggggtaccaaacctcgtgaagatattctttttcaagaattccaccacactccttgcttcattgttgggaaaATCAattgcctcaacccatttagatacataatccaccacaactagaatgtaggtgttcccacaagagctaacaaacggacccataaaatcaataacccacacatcgaaaatatctatctccaagctcactagcatccttgtaaagagtaggccaatagaatccataaGTCAAAACTTTTGatgccgttcttgctccaccatggtgaccaccatacagtgaagagtggcaagcctcaagaatacccatttgttcttcctccggcacacattgtcggatcacaccatcggtacatatCCGAAAAAGATacggctcgtcccaataatagtcaaggcaatcccgtttgagcttcttcctttggtttgaaaagAACGCATTCGGTACAATGCCACTCATAAGATAATTGGAAAAGTCGATGAACCATGGTATACCGgtcatagaaatggctaggaATTGCTCATAgggaaatgaatcatttatctcaaggccatcatgtggcctcccctcctcctctaaTCGGGACAGTGGtacgccacttgattctcactagTCACTAgccttgcggtcttgaatctctagatcaaactcttgcaatagaagcacccaccgcatcaatGTTGCCTTAGAATCCTTTGTGCTCATCAAATACCGATGcgccgcatggtcggtgtgaacaatcacctttgtacccattaagtacgggcagaacttctccataacaaagacaatagcaaggagctctttttcggtcactatgtaattgacttgggcatcattcatggtcttgcttgcataatagaccggatggaagattttgttgatatgttgccccaacaccgctccaaccgccacatcacttgcgtcgcacatgagctcaaaaggcaagctccaatccggtgcggTAATAAtatgagtagtagtcaacttgaacttaagcaactcgaatgccttcatgcaatcttcattgaaatggaacttggcatccttctccaaacgtttacacaaagggttcaccaccttagaaaacTCTTTGATGAATCAGCCATAGAACCTCGCATGACCcaaaaagctcctcactcccttcaagGATGTAGGGcagggagtttggagatcacttTAACTTTGgccttatcaacctcaataccatactttgaaatcttgtgatcgaggacaatgccttcctcgaccatgaagtgacatttttcccaattcaaaaccaagttagtttcctcagatcttgccaataccttgtccaagttgttcaagcaatcatcaaaagaattcccaacAACGGATAAAtcgtccatgaagacctcaagaatatcttccaccatatcggtgaaactagccatcatacaccgttgaaaggtcgtcggtgcattacataacccaaatggcatcctcgaTAATGCAAAGGTACCATATAGACAAGTaaaagtggtcttctcttggtccacAGGAGCAATAAGAATCTGATTGTAGCCGGAGTATCCATCCAGAAAGCAATAAAAAGCATGTCTggccaacctatccaacatttgatcaagaaatggaagcggaaaatgatctttccgagtgactttgttgagcttcctatagtccatgcacactccCCACCTTGTGACAGTTCTtttggggatcaattcattcttgtcattatttatcacagtcatgccccctttctttgggacacattgcaccggagaagtccatgagctaTCAGAAAtagggtaaacaaccccggcatccaaccactttatgatctccttcttcactacctcttgcattgcttcattcaaTATTCTATTATTctccacggagggtttggcaacCTCCtacaaaataatcttgtgcatgcaaaaggctgggctcataccccgaatatccgccaatgtccaacctatcactttcttcctcttttggagcaccactaaagtagaatctacctgcacgttagtcaagcaagaggaaagaataacaggtaaagtggaacaagggccaagaaactcatacctgagatgtaaaggtaaaggctttaactccaaagtgggaggctcctcgattgagggctttgttggaggagtcttctgaTCCTCAAGATTTAAGGAtaattttcggggttcataagtatatgaccccattccttgcaaagcattgacacattcCACAAAGGCTTCCTTCTTATCATCATCATGATTGAGCAACACATCTTCCAAGGTATCCTCAACATTCATCACAACACTAGtatcatcaacaattactttgGTCACTAAATCCACGAATGAAAAAACttctatttggttgcctcatcgaTTTGCACTCATGGAAAACCAACTTTTtgtcacccacccggaaagtgagctcACCAGCTTCCACattaacaagagccttccccgtagcaaggaaaggtctacccaagatttAGCAACACAACTTACAAGGTATCCTCAACATCCATCACAACACTAGtatcatcaacaattacttcggtcactaaatccacgaatgaacaaacttcgttgctatttAGTTGCCTCATCGATTTTCACACATGGAAagccaccttttcatcacccacccggaaagtgagctcaccggcttTCACATTAACAAGAGCATTCCCCGTaacaaggaaaggtctacccaagataataggcacctcatagtcaacctcacaatcaaggatcacaaagtccgctggaaggatgaacttatcaacacggactaacacatcatcaataattcccaatggcctcttcatagtccgatccgccatttgcaaTCTTACAGATGTGGGTCttagttgcccaattcccaaagttttgaacacagaGTAGGGCATTAAGTTGATACTTGCCCCCAAATAACATAAAGCTTTAGCAAAGTCGGCGCTCCCAATAGTGccagggattgtgaaagcacccggatcttccaatttcggagccattgagtgcacaatagcactcacttgatgtgtcatcttgatagtttcacaattcatcgacctcttcttggtgaccaagtccttcatgaactttgcataacccggcatttgttccaacgcctcaaccaatggtacattgatagacaaactcttcatcatgtcaataaacattttgaattggttctcactattttgctttgcaagcctttgagggtatggaataggaggccttggcattggtaccttagcctttggcactatcGGCTCTGGCATGTCAATTATGTGCTCCCTAGACGTGTTCACCTCTTCTTgcatctcctccacattttcatcaatattaaTTCTCACTTtgtcattagcttgaaccacattgcttggcaTTCCGTATTATTgaactacaacatcatcatccacaattcttctttgatttgaggtggttgcatctttACCTTTTCCACTTCTCGTAGTCACGGCCATAGCATGTCCCGtattattcccccctttgggttcaccaccgtatcacttggtagtgcccccttaggacgagtgttcaatGCTTGTGAGATTTGGCCAAGTTAAACCTCCAGATTgtggattgaagtgttgtgggaggctaattgagcatcggagtcggcatttttctccatcatttatttgaacatactttcaatccgtcccatctcattgttagaaGAGTTCAGGTTCTGGCCTTGAGAAGGATAGGGGGTGGATTTCTCGGTTGTTggaacatcgggggcctttgaaaacccgacccctggttgttgttgttgttccaccctccttgattacctacccaattactttgattgttgccaccccaattgccttggtttccttgattattccaattgccttgattattgttatttccTCAATTGCCTTaattgttgttgccaccactccaattgccttggtggccttggttgttccaatttaattgatttccttgtgatctccattgttattgattttgagcattgtttctttgaccttgataattgttgacgtattgcacttcttcttcttgctcattatacgaatcaccttggtcatacccactatcatcttACATGAATTGTTCTGGACGGCTTTGCCCTTGTTGACCTTTTTGCCgtctcttgttcatcatcatatttacaCCTTCTATCGCATTCCCTAGTTTTCGCCCTTGAATTTATTGCAACTGAGCTTTGGCCAGTTGGTTCATTGTAGTTGTTAACTCTgcgatagcttgcccatgatcatgtagttccttgtgtaggtgaatgacATTGGTGTCACCTTGCAGAACATTGGCCCTACTTTTCCATGCCGATGAGGTATCCGCCATCACATCAaaaatttcacaagcttcggcataaggTGTGTTCATGAAGTTCCCGCCGGAGAGTTGATTCACCATACATTGATTAGTTGTGTTGATCCCCctatagaaggtttgttggatcatggcctcggtcatatcattatttgggcaatctttaaccatggtacgatatctttcccaaatctcatacaatggttcattgggctcttgcttgaacgcTAGAACTTTATCCcgtagtgtagccatgtgccccgaaGAAAAGAATTTGGCAATAAATTgttcggccaactcatcccatgtatgtatggaatgattgggcaatctctcgAGCTAGTCCAATGTTTTTCACCAtaaagagaaaggaaatagcctcaacctcagTGCGTCCTCTGAAACAttggtttgcttgctcccccaacaagtatcgatgaaccccttgagatgcttgtaagcatttgtatttggagccccggtgaagaatccccattGCTCAAGTAGTataagcatcacgttggtgatttggaagATGCCCTCCCTAATATGgggtgggactatagcacttgcataacccTCGTTCGGCAACACCTGGTGCGCTACCGCTCTTGGTAGAGGTGGGGGAGGGACGGGAACATTATCAGTAGCCGGCCGGCCtcgcctatttgcttgaggttcgggaagaacctCATCTCTTTGATCATTGTCCACTTCCTCCCCTAATGTCAAATTACCAATGGGctcgttgttgagagccattatcgtacctataagcaattcaaaaacaaaatttgtgacatggaaggaaaagaagacaaatcacaTAAAAACCTAGATATATAGTTAAATTCGTTTAGCTCCCCTGTAACGGagccaaaaattgatgtcgcccaaactcacgccacaaatataggtagtgaggtggttgaagcaataataaaacccaacgcaagtcggggtcgaatcctcagggagttagaattgggattaggtatatatttagtatAATTATACAATATGACTTAGATTatacttccacattcttgtttgttatttctacttctactttaaactattagttgcaattataaaactaggaaataatatttttggttttggttattttttttaaatgataaaagatctagggtcatgacttccacctaggtggttacctaatgggttaaAAACTCTAGGACAAGCCTGATTGGTCGGAGTTGTAATATaacaatcacacgcaattacccactctatacctctcg from Nicotiana tomentosiformis chromosome 11, ASM39032v3, whole genome shotgun sequence encodes:
- the LOC138901138 gene encoding uncharacterized protein gives rise to the protein MWALKKLNLEWDIVANLRVTQLNALDEFRYHAYTSSSLYKEKMKYLHDKYIHNKEFKEGDLELLFNSRLRMFSGKLKPKWSGPFEVVNITPVGALDLKNKNDEVFRVNGQRVNIILARQCLDHVVEEIHQKEGQNPPEAESED